One window of the Mixophyes fleayi isolate aMixFle1 unplaced genomic scaffold, aMixFle1.hap1 Scaffold_129, whole genome shotgun sequence genome contains the following:
- the LOC142113945 gene encoding tyrosine-protein phosphatase non-receptor type 4-like has translation MTMSCAKLPQNISKNRYRDISPYDATRVILHTGDDYINANYINMEIPSSSIINRYIACQGPLPNTCPDFWQMTWEQGSSIVAMLTTQVERGRVKCHQYWPEPTKSSEFGNFQISCHSEDGNPAYVFREMTLTNLE, from the exons ATGACAATGTCTTGTGCCAAATTACCTCAAAATATTTCCAAAAATCGATACAGAGATATATCACCTT ATGATGCTACGCGGGTCATTCTACATACCGGCGACGATTACATCAATGCTAATTATATCAAT ATGGAAATTCCTTCTTCCAGCATAATCAACCGGTACATTGCCTGCCAGGGACCTCTGCCCAATACTTGTCCAGACTTCTGGCAGATGACCTGGGAGCAGGGTTCATCCATCGTGGCGATGCTGACCACGCAGGTGGAGCGGGGACGA GTAAAGTGCCACCAGTATTGGCCGGAGCCCACAAAGAGCTCTGAATTCGGGAATTTCCAGATCTCCTGCCATTCAGAGGACGGAAATCCTGCTTATGTCTTTCGGGAGATGACACTAACTAACCTGGAG